AAGGGATTTAAAATCTATCTTTCAAAAAGAATATTCTGACTATAAAGGAATAATGACGAATCACAAGTTTAAAATAGAACAAAATAATACCCCTTCATCTATAAAAAATGGAATCTATTTCTTTTTTACACAAATTACAGGTGAAATATTAGACAATGAAAATGAAAGAATTATAAAAATAAATGCTGAATTGAGTGAAAGTATTATTGCATTTATTTTAGGTTCAAGTCCAATTTACTTGCTGATTCTCATATTTGGGGATTTGTGGGTTGGAATTAGTTGCTTTGTTTTTTTGACATTTATTTACCTATACGGAATAAAAAACGTAAAATCTGATTTCAAGATTTTTGAAAGACATTTAAAAGAAAAAATAACTATGTATAATACCTTATAAATATAATGCTTCGTTTAGTACAAAACCAAAGTTAATTCGTTCTTGTTCAATACTTTGATTTTCCTGTGAAAAATCTTCGGATACAAAAACTACATTATTCTTATACAAACAGATGGCGAAACAATAAAAACACCAACAAAAAACCTCACTTTTCAGTGAGGTTTTTTAATATATTACTAAGAATTAATTAAAAAGTTTTAAGCGCTTAAAACTTCTTGTACTTTATCAGCTGCTTCTTGGAACTCAGTTGCTGAGATAATTTCCATTCCGCTGTTATCGATTAATTCTTTTGCTTCTTTAGCATTTGTTCCTTGTAAACGAGCTATAATAGGCACATTAATTTTGTCTCCCATGTTTTTGTAAGCATCAACAATACCTTGTGCCACACGGTCACAACGAACGATACCTCCAAAAATGTTTACTAAGATAGCTTTTACGTTAGGGTCTTTTAAAATGATTCCGAAAGCAGTTTCAACACGTTGTGCATCAGCTGTACCACCAACATCTAAGAAGTTGGCTGGCTCACCACCTGCTTGCTTAATTAAATCCATAGTTCCCATTGCTAAACCAGCTCCGTTTACCATACATCCAACGTTACCATCTAAATCTACATAGTTTAATCCTGCAGCATTTGCTTCAACTTCAATTGGGTTCTCTTCACGTAAATCACGCATTTCTGCATAATCTTTGTGACGGTATAAAGCATTATCATCTAAAGTAACCTTAGCATCAACAGCCATGATTTTATCATCAGATGTTTTTAATACTGGGTTAATTTCAAATAAAGATGAATCAGACTTTACGTATGCTGTGTATAATGCAGTTACGAATTTTACCATTTCTTTTAAAGCAACACCGCTTAACCCTAAGTTAAACGCAATTTTACGAGCTTGGAAAGGTAATAATCCTGTTGCTGGATCAATCTCTTCTGTAAAAATTAAGTGTGGAGTTTCTTCTGCCACAGTTTCGATATCCATACCTCCTTCAGTAGAGTACATAATCATGTTTCTACCTGTAGCACGATTTAATAAAACTGACATATAAAATTCATCTGGCTCACTATCACCAGGATAATATACATCCTCAGCAATTAACACTTGGTTAACTAACTTACCTTCTACTGAAGTTTGAGGAGTTACTAACATCATTCCTAAAATGTCATCAGCAATACTTTTTACCTCATCTAAGTTTTTAGCTAACTTAACACCACCACCTTTTCCACGACCACCTGCGTGTACTTGAGCCTTAATTACGTGCCAACCAGTACCTGTTTCTTCTGTTAATTTTTTAGCTGCTTCAACAGCATCTTCTGGAGTATTTGCAACAATTCCACGTTGAATACGAACGCCAAAACTGTTTAATATTTCTTTACCTTGATATTCGTGTAAGTTCATTAGATATGAATTTTTAAAGTCGAACAAAAATACAAATTCAATTCATAATACCTTATAAATTGTACTTTAATTTATAATTAAAATCAATTTTATTTAATTTCTATTTTTACATTTTTTTTAACATTTAAACGTGTAACATTCTTTTTTTTAACAGGTCTTTACCGTAATTAACATGATTTTGTGATTTATTTATCCTAATCATAATAATTTAGCCCAACAACTAATACTATATCTCGATCAACTATGCTTAAAGTTTTAGCATTTATTACAACCAGTTTCTTCTTTATAGGAGTTACAAATGCCCAAACCATTAACCAAAACAGAAAAAAACTAGACGTAATACGTGTAGATGTTCCTCCAAAAATTGACGGAAAATTAGATGATACTGCTTGGAAAAATGTTCCTGCCGCAAAAGATTTTGTGATGATGCGTCCCGACAATGGAAAAGCGGAACCTGACACCCATAAAACAGTAGTTAAATTAGTATACGATGATAATGCTATTTACATCAGTGCTAAAATGTACGATCCTGAACCTTCAAAAATACCTGCTGAGTTTACTAACAGAGACAATATTGGTAACAGCGATTTCTTTTTAATAACTATTAACCCTAACGACGACGGACAAAATCCTTTTGAATTTATTGTAACCAGTTCAGGTGCGCAAGCAGACTCAAAAGTATCTAACGGAAATGAAGATTTTAATTGGAGTGCCGTATGGGAAAGTGATTTTAGCATTAATGAAGACTCTTGGGTTGTAGAAATGAAAATTCCATATAGAGCTTTACGTTTTGCTAATGTACCTGTTCAATCGTGGGGAATTAACTATCACAGAAAAGTACTGAATTTAAATGCTCAATTCACTTGGAATCATATTGATAATCAACAAGGAAATTGGACTCAATATGATGGTTTGTATGAAAACTTCACCAACATAAAACCTCCTACCCGATTAAACTTTTATCCATATGCATCAGCAACTACGACCACTAAAGATGGTAATACTGACTTTGATTGGAGTGTAGGTATGGATGTAAAATATGGAATTACCGAAAACTTTACGTTAGACGCTACTTTAATTCCTGATTTTAGTCAAGTAGGTTTTGACAATGTTACCTTAAATTTAGGACCTTTTGAACAGCAATTTACAGAACAACGTCAATTTTTTACTGAAGGAACTGAATTATTTAGTAAAGGACGTTTATTTTATTCAAGAAGAATTGGAGGCAGACCAATAGATCAATTTTCTGGTGAACGAAAAGATGATGATGAGTTTATTGATGGAAAAAAAATAAATGATGAAGTTATAGATGTTCCTGATAAAGTTCAAATGCTAAACGCCATAAAAATATCTGGAAGAACCAAAGGAGGTTTAGGGGTAGGATTCTTTAATGCCATTACCGAAAAAACAGAAGCTACTGTTGAAAGAACTGAGCAAACAATTAATGGATTAGATACTATTAGCAATGTGAGTACTTACAAAACTACAGTTAATCCATTTTCTAACTATAATATTATGGTGCTAGATCAGCAGTTTAATCAAAACTCATCTATTACCTTAATTAACACCAATGTAACTCGTGACGGAAGATTTAGAGATGCTAATGTTACTGGATTACTCTGGCATGTTGAAGATAAAAAAAGTAGGTATAATATCGACGGTAGTTTTAAAATGAGTAATATTTCTGACGACGAAGATGATCCAAATACAGGATACGCTTTTGATACCAGTATTGGTAAACAATCAGGAAATTGGCGAGGAGAAATTGGATACAATTTTGAAAACAAAGACTACAACCCTAATGATATGGGGATTCTCTTTAGCAACAATGAACAAACTATTTACGGTTTTGTTGGTTATCGATTGTTAAAACCTAAAGGAATATTCAACAACTACGGAGCTAACATATACTATAACTTTAACTTCTTGCACAACCCAGGAACCTATGTAGGTACTAATACTGGTTTATCTTTTTGGGCTGATACTAAAAAACGATTCAGCTTTGGAGGAAACTTAAATTATAGTACAGAAAGAAAAGACTTTTTTGAGCCAAGACAAGGAACTACTAGTGGTATCTACTTTAACAGACCAGAAAGGCTGAATGTGAATCATTGGGGGTCTACCGATTATAGAAAAAAGTTTGCTATAGACTATAATTGGTATTATACCTTTTTCAAAAACAATCCAAAAGAAAGTTATGGTTTTAGATTTTCACCTAGATACCGTTTTACCAACAAATTTTCTTTAATTTATGGTTTCAGATATGGAAAAACTAATAATGGTCAAGGATATGTTACAAAAATTAATGAAGATGATATAGAAGAAAAACCTTCATTAGCACCTTTAAAAGATCATATTATTTTCGGACAGCGCGATTGGGCTACCTACGACAATTCTTTAACAGGAAAATATACTTTCAGTACAAAATCAGCAGTATCATTATCATTTAGACATAACTGGAGTAAAGTTCCGTATCAAGGAAAATATTTTAGCCTAAATGAAGAGAATGGAGAACTTACAGAAAATAACTACCAAGGAGAGCACGATAAAAACTTTAATAGTTGGAACTTAGATGTAAACTATCAATGGCAATTTGCTCCAGGTAGTCAATTAATCTTTTTCTACAGAAACTCCATAAGACCAGATCACGATTTTGCCCCTGCAAACATTGATTTTAAAAACAACATCTCAAAACTTTTTGATCAAAGTATGCAACACAGGTTTTCTATTCGATTAGTTTATTTTATCGATTATAACAACATCAAAAATATAATTTAAATACACGTTTATGTATTATTTGAAATCAGGTAAGCATTAAAGCGTATCTGATTTCTTTTTTATACATTCGTTACTTAGAAAATAACACTATGATTGTTGCTAAAAACATCCACAAACATTACGGAGAGGTAGAAATATTAAA
The nucleotide sequence above comes from Tenacibaculum singaporense. Encoded proteins:
- the sucC gene encoding ADP-forming succinate--CoA ligase subunit beta, whose product is MNLHEYQGKEILNSFGVRIQRGIVANTPEDAVEAAKKLTEETGTGWHVIKAQVHAGGRGKGGGVKLAKNLDEVKSIADDILGMMLVTPQTSVEGKLVNQVLIAEDVYYPGDSEPDEFYMSVLLNRATGRNMIMYSTEGGMDIETVAEETPHLIFTEEIDPATGLLPFQARKIAFNLGLSGVALKEMVKFVTALYTAYVKSDSSLFEINPVLKTSDDKIMAVDAKVTLDDNALYRHKDYAEMRDLREENPIEVEANAAGLNYVDLDGNVGCMVNGAGLAMGTMDLIKQAGGEPANFLDVGGTADAQRVETAFGIILKDPNVKAILVNIFGGIVRCDRVAQGIVDAYKNMGDKINVPIIARLQGTNAKEAKELIDNSGMEIISATEFQEAADKVQEVLSA
- a CDS encoding DUF5916 domain-containing protein, which encodes MLKVLAFITTSFFFIGVTNAQTINQNRKKLDVIRVDVPPKIDGKLDDTAWKNVPAAKDFVMMRPDNGKAEPDTHKTVVKLVYDDNAIYISAKMYDPEPSKIPAEFTNRDNIGNSDFFLITINPNDDGQNPFEFIVTSSGAQADSKVSNGNEDFNWSAVWESDFSINEDSWVVEMKIPYRALRFANVPVQSWGINYHRKVLNLNAQFTWNHIDNQQGNWTQYDGLYENFTNIKPPTRLNFYPYASATTTTKDGNTDFDWSVGMDVKYGITENFTLDATLIPDFSQVGFDNVTLNLGPFEQQFTEQRQFFTEGTELFSKGRLFYSRRIGGRPIDQFSGERKDDDEFIDGKKINDEVIDVPDKVQMLNAIKISGRTKGGLGVGFFNAITEKTEATVERTEQTINGLDTISNVSTYKTTVNPFSNYNIMVLDQQFNQNSSITLINTNVTRDGRFRDANVTGLLWHVEDKKSRYNIDGSFKMSNISDDEDDPNTGYAFDTSIGKQSGNWRGEIGYNFENKDYNPNDMGILFSNNEQTIYGFVGYRLLKPKGIFNNYGANIYYNFNFLHNPGTYVGTNTGLSFWADTKKRFSFGGNLNYSTERKDFFEPRQGTTSGIYFNRPERLNVNHWGSTDYRKKFAIDYNWYYTFFKNNPKESYGFRFSPRYRFTNKFSLIYGFRYGKTNNGQGYVTKINEDDIEEKPSLAPLKDHIIFGQRDWATYDNSLTGKYTFSTKSAVSLSFRHNWSKVPYQGKYFSLNEENGELTENNYQGEHDKNFNSWNLDVNYQWQFAPGSQLIFFYRNSIRPDHDFAPANIDFKNNISKLFDQSMQHRFSIRLVYFIDYNNIKNII